From the Gallus gallus isolate bGalGal1 chromosome 27, bGalGal1.mat.broiler.GRCg7b, whole genome shotgun sequence genome, the window GGCGAACACTTCGCGCCGTGAGCGATTCCCACGTCGGCCCCGAGCCCCGGCACTGGGCAGACCCtgcgctgagctctgcctgcacgCTCAGAGCCCCACCGCATCCCAAACCCAAAGGTGACAACTGCCACGAAGAGGCAAAGCTCTGCCACAGCGCCACGGGCAGAAAGTCCCGAATTCGGGGCCTTCGTTCAATACCGTCGGAATACAGAAGTTCAGCCCTCAGTTAATCCCGCTGCTGCCCCGCTGACCCTCCCGGAATCCCCTGGCAGCCGCAGCCTGCAGCGCTGCCCTCCTCAGCTCGTGGTGGAAGAATTCTGCCTCCCAGGCTCTCCTGAGACACCCACGGTAAATTCCCCTGAGATAAAAATACATCACAACATTCGCGAGACGCCGTCGGCGCCCGTTCCAGCCAGAGGCGCGCCGCAGATGCTATCTGTGCCGCAGGTGTGCGGcgtgggatggggctgagctgcagcagggacagctgAGTGCTGAGGGCTGCCGTGAAAGGCCGGGGTCAGCGTGCTGCGCTTGCCTCAGACAATAGCACTTAATTGAGCTTTTAATGTAATGAATGAGAGCTAATTAGGAATCATTGTGTTTCCCCCGTGGGCCAGCTTCGCCTAAGTGCAATTCACGGCACTTCACAGCTCTGTAGGAAGAGCTGAAGGACGCGGCGCTGGGAGGGCTGCGTGGAAGGGACGGGCTGTGCCCCGCTGGCAGCTCCGCTCCGTAGGGCCGAGCAGCACCAGGATGGGTAACAAATACATCAAGGCGTGGAGTGAAGTGCActgcctttctttttatctcGGCTGCTGATTCTTTATCATCTTCCAGGACATGTCCTGACAGCCCCCACACAGTATCTGGAAAAAAGCATTCTTAGGTTTGTTACCATGAAAGGAATCTTTATGGTGAGTGTGCAATGGAAACTCTCTCCTGGGCAGACCCGGGGCGTTCAGCcggcaggcagagctgggagaggggCGTTGGCAGTGAGAGATGGGATGTGGGCGATGGGCAGCGAGTGATGCTCGAGGCCAACCAGCTGTTCCCTGCTCCCAGCGTGCTGACAGCAGGATGGAGCAGTTATAGGAGCAGTGGGACCAGCAGGGCGAGGGGCTGATGGGAGGGGAGCTCACGGGGATGACTTTTAGGGAGGAAGTCTGTCGTatgagggcggtgaggcacagagaagctgtgggtgtcctggaggtgctcaggaccgggctggatggggccctgggcagcctgctgtgtTCCATTGGTGCCCCCGAAGGCGCTGCGGTGTCGTCCCCGCCCCGCTCAGCAACTCGAGGCAGCAGCCGCGCACAGAGCATCCCAGGGCCGGGGATTCCCTGgtgcagagcccagagctctTCCTGGGATTTCCTTCGGGCTGCACTCAGGGGCACGGCCAGGGCTTGGCAAGGGAGAGGCAGAACGACAAACAGAGCTTATGTTACCCCAGACAAGCTCTTGTGTCTGAGAAGAGCCAAACTCTCAAGCTATCGCGAAGTGTTTCAGCTGTCTCCACAGCAATCCCCAACCTTCGGAATTTCCCACATCATTTGTTCAGCATCTGTCTTCCAGATAGCGAGCGGCTCTTGCATTTCCTCACCCTCGTCTTGGCAGTGCGCAAACGCGATCACGCCCCGTCTGCTCACCGCTCTCACCCCGGCACACAGCGCGGAGTTGCGCGCATTCTCTCCCACGGTGACCGCGGGCCGAGAGCGGCGGCGGCCGCTTTCACTCTGCCCACAGCGCTGCGCTCGGGCGGCTGTGAGCGCTGAGCCGCGCTCTGCGAACCGGACGGGTGCGAGCGATGGCAGCGCTCCCTGCGGGCACTGCGCTCCCGGGGCTCTCGCCAGGGAAGCCCCAATCCTCGGTGGGCGCTGGCTGTGATCCCGGCCCCTCGGAGGGGGCTGTGGCCGTACGCTCCGACCCGTCaccccccgccccgctgccgCTCGGCGCCGCCGGCCCCCCGCTATCCGCGGGCTCTGGGTTGCCTCCAGCCCGCCGGCGCAGCGCACGCCTCGCAGCACTTAATGGTTTTCTGTGCGGCGTTCAAAGCGAAGGGCCGCGGGCGGCTGtctggcacagggctgggatctgcCCGGGCCCGGCACCGCGCTTGGCACTGTGCTCCTCTCGCCTGGAGCGCGGCCGATCCTCCCGATAAGCAACAGTAATTATCAGCCTCTTCTTCGCATCAGCTCTTTCcccgttgtttttttttttcattattatttatttgattttttttaatcccaatATCTGCGCTCAGCCACTGCAGGGAAGCGAACCCTCGGGGTAACCCCTCAGCCCGGCACCCCCAGCCGTGCTGCCGGCCCGGCGCTGCCCTGGGAGCCCCCGGCGGCGGTGGCAGCGGTGTCCCCGGGCGGGGTGGCACACGGAGCGGGGCAGTGCGGGGAGAGATGCGCTGGGGCTCCGGGACGCGCTGGGACGGGGTCGGGCCCTCCTGCAGGGACCCGCTGGGACCCCACGGATCCGCACGGACCCCTGAGCCCAACAGGGACGCGCTGATGAGCGATCCCGAACCCCGCGGGGACGCGCCGGGCGCTGCCGGAGGCACAAACGCTGCCCACGGGCGCCCTCCGCTGGTGGCGGAGCGGGACGGGAACGGGGCGGGGtgcggcggggcggggtgggACGGCAGCGGCTGCGAGGAGCGGCGCGGGGGGGCGCGGGGTGCAGTAGCGTGCGCTGGGATACACGGGGTGGTCTGGAGCTCAGCGGGGTGCGGTGCGGGCAGGGCCGTGCGGGGGTACTGCAGTGCGGGAAGCcgttccctgcctgcagcccacaAGTGCTCGTGGTGCGGGCGCGCTGCGTGCAGGGCCTGCAGACGGCACCCCGCAGGCGTAGGGCGCGGAGCCCCGCACGCAGCTCGGTGCTGCTCCAGGTCGGGCTCCGCGTCCCGGAGCGGGGGCTGCGCCGGTGCGTGGCTGACAGAGCCGAGCCCTTCTCGGGCGGAGGGGGGAGGGGACGGCACGCACACGTGTGAGCGGTGCACATGTATGTGCAAGAATGTGCGCGCACGTCTGCGGGTAACTCTGAGTCACTGCGGTGGACGGCACCAGCAGCCGCTCCGCTCGGAAGCGGCCATGCAGCCCCTGCTGTGACGCGTGGCTCCGCGCTGCTGCGGGACGTGCGGTTCTGTAGCTGCGCCTCTGCTCTGCCACAGCCCCCGACCCGCCCCAGCCCCTCCCTCTGGGGTGCCCCACTGCCGAccccgctgtgctccctgccAGGCCCGAGGCCGCCCGGCGCACCGCCGTATGGCCGCACAGCCCCCCGTGGCGGGCCGAACGCCGGCCGCAGCGCAGCGCTGAGAGGCAGTTGGGCACGGGTTGGCTCAGGGCTGTCCGAAACACGGCCGGGTGACACCGTCCGGGGCTGCGTCTGCAGAGCCGGCTGGGAGAGGGATGCTTAGGGGGTGCTGGAGGGGTGCGAGGGCTACTGCGCAGCCCGAGCCGTCTGCAGAGCCGGGGAGCAGCATTCCCTCTGCCCGGTGACACCGGCTCTGTCTCTGGGGACAGAGCCGGGCTCGGTGCCCGAGGGGCGGGCAGCACGGGGTACTCGGCCCCACGGGGTGAGCGGCTGTGGGACGCGGGGCTCTACCCTGCAGTGGGGTGCAGCCCCGGCACTCGGCGCGTTCCCATTCACGCCGCGTGTCCCCacccgccccgcggccccgtGAGTCACCGCGTTGCGTtcctggggcaggaggggacgGGTCGGTGCGTCACCCGCTCGCTCCCACGCCCGCGGCTGGGGCTCGGCTCCACGCTGCAACTCGCCCGGCAGTAATTACTGAGGACTTCAGAGGGTTTGCATTCCTTTCGGCCCACGCCTATGAAACAGCTTTCACCATCAGCCAGAGCCTGAGAAACAGCTCTCTGCCCGCGCTGCTGTGCCCAGGGAGCTCGGTGGGCAGAGGGACCCCTTTGGCCCCGGCTCGGGCTCACCCGCACTGCAGGCACAACCAGCCCAGCGCTGCTGCCCGGGGGTCCCACAGCTCCGGGGGGGCTCACGCCTGCCCTGTCCCTGTGCAGTGCCAAGCAGGCCCATACACCGGCACagctgggctctgagcagccaaACCCACAGGCTCACAGCGTGTGGGTCTCAGTGACACAGAGCTGGGGGCTTCACACTGGTGTCCCCAGGAGATCAGAGCCTCACGAGTGGCTGTGTTGGGCCAAGGAGGTACTTCAGCCCTTGCTTTGTTTGGCACACGTGGCTAGGGTGGGAGGCCTGTGGCCACCCACACAGGCCTGTGGGTGGGAGAGGGAGAGGTGGGATGTGCTGAGGGGTCAGAAACCAGCAGAGTGTCAGCATTCCCCCCATTGTACACAGGGCAGGACTCACTGAGCGCCATCAGACATGTCGGCCCTCCTGGTGCTAAAccagaagagaaggttctgcGTCTCTCCTGTCCCCTGCGCCTCACCATGTCCCTGTGaccctggggagctgtgggcagccctgGTCCAGCTTCACTGCACGGCTCCACTGACCTCCAGCCATCGCCATGCTTCCCACCCTGTGCTGGGGACACGGCGTTGGGGTCACCATGGCACTGCCATCCTGGCCAGCATGtgccacagcactgagcagtaGCAAAAGCTGCTGCAGGAATGTGAGCTTCACTGCAGTGAGGCCGTGCACCCAGCGGCAGTCCCCGGCCCATCTGTGAGCCCTGGGATGTGGTTGACAGCAGCCAggccagcacagcctggcacagcccGGCAGTGAGCCCACCttctgcagctcagggcaggagctgggcGCTGCATCCGCAGCCTGGAGCGCAACCATGGCCGTGCTGCAGCCACGCATGGCACGCGGTTCCCACACCCGGTGCTGCTCCACACTCAGACCACAGCTCCATGCCTGCatccctccccacctcctctGCTGTGAGAGGGACCCCAGATGGCATTCGGGACATCCGCGGGGGCTCTGCAGGATGCAAGGGGGGACCACCTTGGCCTCCAGCACCTCCCGGGAGCTGCTGGGAATGTGGCACcagcgcccggcccggcccggctgtTTTGCAATCGGAGGCGCAGGCGGTTCCCGGCACACCCGGctcctgcggggcggcggcgctgACACTGATGGGAACGCGCCGGGGGGGCCCCCACCTCTCTGCTCCCCGCCTGGCGCTGGGCATGCCATGGCAGGGCACGGCCatggccccaaaatggctgCCAGGTGAGTGCAGCTGgagcccccccagcacagccctgggggtCTGCTGTGCAGCCCCTGCCCATGGGGTGCGTGGCAATGGGCTCAGCATGGAGCCCCAGCTTGAAGAGGCTCCCAGCGtgtgtttgctgctgctcctcattaggctgcagccagggtctGAAAAGCAAAGGTTGAGATCCACATGGAGCCTGTCCTGGAGCAGGGTGATGCAGAGCACAGACCTGGGCAGGGTCGGCACGCTGTGGTGCTTctggctgtggggagcagccgACCTCAGCCCCATGGGTTTCACCCAAACCCGCTGCCAGCCCAGGGGGGTCCCGGTGAGCGTGGGGCTGAGACTGCGGtggaaaggcagcagctttGTCTTGGTGTGGCTGTCCGGGGCAGCCTGGAGCATGTTGGCCGCTGGGAGAGCTGTGCCCATGTCTGCCCGTGCAGCTCAGGGTGACAGCAATCTCcatgtggggtttggggtttggggtctgaTGCAGGCACCAACTTGAGTGccagcagaagggcagcagcagatcTGGGGCCTGCAGGGGTGGCAGCGTCCTGCAGGCAGACGGGCGCTTTGCTCACGGACTTCTCCCAGCCAAAAGCAGGGACAGAGGCCGGGCTGTGGCCAACCTTGACACAGCCCACGTTAGTTccccattccccttccaggCCGACACACACTGCTGGTTGAGATAAGGGCCCTGTGGGGCGGGCAGAGCACACGGCTGCCACTGTGCCCCTGAGCCCGGAGCACACAAGGGACAGCCGCGGGACGTGGCAGCACGGGGACCACGCTGTCCCCGCGGAGGGGCGCGGGCAGCTCGCGGCGCTGCGTGCCGCTCCCGTCGGCCGGGCGGGGCGGTGGCTGCGTTGTGTAAGCGGCCGATCCCCGCGGCGCCGGGCTGTGCCCGGACACGGCTGTGCGGAAGGCGCTGGCGGACGGCCCGTGTTTGGCCCTCGGGGAGTTGCTGCGTGTAGGCAGCGCCGAGCAGGGAGCGGCGCAGGGCTGGGGCGAGCGTTCCTGCACACGCCTCGTGGGTTTTGCCTCGTAAGGGAAACGCGAAGTGGGGCAAAGCGGGTGCTGAGCAAGGGCTTCGGCTGCCTTGTCCCGTCCCTCAGCTCAGTCAGCAGAGCGGGGCTGTGGCACtctgcctggcactgccacctctgctgctgccatcgCAGCTGCACTCACTCAGAGCAGCCCCGgtcccccctccccagctcagcagcccaGCACCTCACTCCCATTTAACTCTGTGATCGTTGAGGTCCCTTCTGATCCGAGCCGTTCTGTGACGGTGCAgagcacagcgctgtgctggctgtggagcagctcctggctgaaAGGGGCTCTGCCACACCATGGGCCTCACTgtcctgcccacagcactggAAATACGCCGTGAGTGGGTGCCCAGGACAGGGCCCAGACCCAGCTGTTGTATGGCACCAACctcccagggctgggagctgcccagggctgggccCAGCTCACGTTTCCCCATGACCTCTCCCTGGCATGCAGTGGGGAGCAatgtgctcccagccccactgtcTCTACTCCCCAGGAGACGTGCtacagccccactgccccccatgtCCCAGTATGTTCATctgcctcagccccagccctgctgcaccccACTGGGATCTGGCTGTGCCGATCTGGCCCTGGCAGCTCAGCCCCTTCTCACAGCACCTCTTTACCATCCTTCAGCCACAGCGTGACCCCACTGTGTGAGCAGTGGGACAGCAGGCACACCTGGCAGCGGCGCCTTTGCTGACATGTGGGAAAGGGGCCgagagctgctgagcacagcagtccCCGATGCGCTGGTATGGCTCTGAGTCAGCCCTGTGCCTGTCAGGAGACTGAGCATGAGAACCTGCCCGGCCCCCTGTCCTGCTCCCTGAGCTGCCTTAATGCCATATCTCAGCCTCTCCACAGCAGAAGAGCCTTTGGCCTCACTCCCCGTCACTGAGTGAGGAGGGGGCATCCCCAGAGGCGGTTCATGCAGGGGGATCACCGTgccccaaagcagcagctctgctacACAGCGGAGCTGCACAGGGCAGACAGGGACAACGTGGGGCATGGTGGGGGAGatctccccacctccccaccccaatccctgctccctgctgtgagTTTGGGCTGCTCcgctgctcctggctgctgctgagtgcCTGGGTGAGGGCTCCCAGCACAACCCTGCTCAGCACCGTCCTATGATGTGAGCGATGTGTGTAGGGATATGAACCTCAGCCAGGGGGATGTGAACcatcctgctgcaggacagccccaAGGAGCAATGCAGGGCGTGGCCGGGGTGGAAAGGGATTTGATCTTTTCTGCAGCAAACCCACAGCATGCTGCAGCCCCAAATGCAGGCAAGGGGACAAATGCACGATGCACAGTACGAGCACAGTCCCTTGGTCTGGAGCTGCCACCCCACCCCATGCCACGGCCACGGCCACGGCCACATGTCCCTGCCCGAGGAGGAGCTGCACAGCCCCCATTGCTGCAGGGACTGCCAGGCAGCAGAGAGCGGAGCTTGTTCCTGCTTGCAGCGCAGCAGCGCTCCCAGAGAGCCCCGTGCTCAGAGCTCTCCTGGCACCTCGTGGAGAGCGGAGGTTTCACAGCCGGGGGTGGCGAAGGCTGAGCACGGGAGGAAGGGCCGCAGCCCGGGGCAGGGCAGGACGCCGGGGTGCAGAGCGTGCCCTCAGCCCCATGCAGCGGGCTGAGCACACCCTGCGGGACACCGTAACAGCACCACGGCGAAGTGCTGCAGAGGGTCACTGGGGGAGGACGGAGCTGAAGGTGCCcacagctgcttcctgcagcacacGGCGGGATGGCACCGGGACGCGTTGCTGTGCGTGGGGACGGAGCGCCGGGAGTTCCCCTTCACACAAACCCGTTACAGTgcctccatcccagcagcacacagcgcACCGTTGTGTTTCACGGCAGTCGGGCGGGCACAGATCAGCACAATCGCTCCGTGTTGTTGCAGGGTTTGCCACCTTTGGGACGGGCATTCCCAGCAGTGGCCCCGTGCAGAAGGGACGGTGACCGGGATTCCCTGCACGGCCTTTGCCCCACGGCACTGTGCTCACCGCTGCCGTGCTGCGGTGCGATCCAGGAGCACATTTACCGCTGGTGCTGATGGGATCAAACAGCGTACACCAGAAATGCGGCTCCTCCCGAATCCAGCTCCATGCGGTCACACGGAGGCCGCAGGATGTCGGAGGAGAAAAGCTGGTTTCTAGGAACGGCGCAGCCGCTGCAGAACCGCCGTGCGGGCGGACGGAGCAGCATTGCCACCTCGTGGGCAGCGCGGGGCccgcagctctgtgctctgatgGAGCCCTGGCGATAAAAGCGCTCCGTTGGCAGCGCTCTGCCCGTCGCGCACATCGAACTGCGCCGACATCGCCCGATTCCCCCTCCGCGGTCCGGACGGGGCGGTTCGTGGCTGCGGGAGACGGCCGGGAGAGGGAAAACCGAGCAGAAATGGAGGGCTGAGAAGCGCTGTCTGCGGGTCACGGCGGGTGTGGAGcaaattcacattttaatgACAACTTTAGCACGTAACGACACGGAAAAGCGACAGATGCTTTAGAAACACCAGAGAGGTGCCGAAGCACAGCCAAGCGAGCGATCCCTTCTACCCGGCACGAGGTAATGAACGGGGTGTCTCAATCGAAGCCCCACGGACGACGCGTCCCCACCGTGCGACGGCTGCCACGGCCGCAGAGGGCCGCAGAGGGCGGCGCATCCCGGCGCCAATCATCCCTCAAATCCACGGCACCGCTTCGGGGCTCGGACGGCCGCAGAGCGGCGCTCGCCGTGTGCTGAGCAGCGCAGCTCCGTTCCGTCCCCGCGCCCGGAGGCGTTTAAGCTCCATACGGACCTCACGGCTTCGGGCCGCATCCCCACGCGGGGGATCTCGTGCTCGGCGTCCGCGCCTCGGAGCATTTTGAGCACATCTCGGAGCCGAACGCGGCGCTCAGCCCTGCGAGGAGCGCTCTGTGAGGGGCCGCGCCGCACTGCGGACAGCCGCGCAGCCGCAGCCGATCGCGGCCGCTCGGAGCTCAGAGCCGCGGCCCGACCGCGCAGTGCGACCCCCGAAGCCGCGCGAAGCGCGACCGCCGCGGGGAACGTTCGGCCCCGTTTCCACCCCCGGCGGCGCGGCCGGGCTCACCCCGCTGCTCCCGGGGCTGCTCCGCCGCCAGCACGGCCTGCGGGCCTCCGCCGACCGCCGGGGATGGGGGCCGTGGGTCCCCCCGGGCCGGGACCTCACAGAGCCGTCCGCACCGCCACAGCGCGGGGGGAGCGGCCCGGGGGGGGGCTCCGCAGCGTCAGACCCCGACGTGGGGCCCtcgcggggcggggagggggccgGGAGGGCTGCGGCCGTCGCGGGGAGCGGACGGCACGCGGCGGGAGGGCCCCGCACACGGGAGGACAGCGCCGCGCCGTGCGGAGCCGTTGGGGCCGCCGGGGGCAGCGCGGCCGCAGCACAGCGGGACCCCCCCGCGCCCCGCGAGGCGCCAccgcactgcgcatgcgccacCCCGCGTGCCGCcgcacccccctccccccgcacgGCCTCGAACTGCGCATGCGTACGGCTCCCGTCGCGCCAGGCGGGGCGTGGCCGCGTTCGGCCGTACGTCGTGACGCCCCCGAGGGGCGGCCAATCGCCGCGCTCGTTTCCCGTGCGTGCTGACGTCACACGGAGATGGTATATAAACGGGCGGTGCCGGTCCCGCCCCCGTGACAGCGtccgcagccgccgccgcgagAGCATCCTCCGTCTCAGCCGCTCGCGCCGCCGCCACcacccgccgcgccgccgcctccgccgccgcccgccgccgccgcctcgccGAGGGAAGGGAAGCGTATCGTATGTCCGCTATCCAGAACCTCCAACCCTTCGGTGAGGCCTTTgtgcggcgcggggccgggccgggcccagCGGCCCCTCCCTGCGGCGGCCCCGCCCCGTGGCGCAGCTGCGCTCCGGGGCCGCGTTGCGTCAgccgcggggggggggcggggaggcggggagggggcggggctggAGGGTGACGGGCGGGCGGGAGGGCCAATgggagcgcggcggggcggggccggcgcTGACGGTCTCTCTCCGCAGACCCCTTTGCTGATGCAAGTAAGGGTGATGACCTGCTTCCTGCCGGCACTGAGGACTACATCCATATAAGGATCCAGCAGCGGAACGGCAGGAAGACCCTCACCACTGTCCAGGGCATCGCGGATGATTACGATAAAAAGAAACTGGTGAAGGCGTTCAAGAAGGTGGGCTGTGGGCGCtgtgtggggccgggggggcagCGGCACacggggggctgtggggccggggTAGCAGTCCCAGGTTTTGTCGTCCTGAGGggtccttcttccttccccagaaATTTGCCTGCAATGGTACTGTGATCGAGCACCCTGAGTATGGAGAAGTGATTCAGCTGCAGGGCGACCAACGCAAGAACATCTGCCAGTTCCTCGTCGAGGTATGGCTCCACTGCTGAGCTGGGGGCGAGCGCTGTAATAGCGGGGCAGAACCTGACTGTGTGCAAAAGagcagaggagggaggaggCTGCTCCTGTGCTCACTGAGGTATTTGCTGGAGGAATGCGTCGTACTGTGAGGTTCTGCAGTTGCAGTCTTGTTTTCAATGTGTGCTTTAGGGCGAAGCAGGGATTTGATGGTTCTGCAGTGCAGACTGCGTATGGGTGCTCACagaggtgtgtgtgtggtgtgAGGTGCTATaaagtgcatttcttttcttgcagattGGACTGGCCAAAGACGACCAGCTGAAAGTCCATGGGTTTTAAGTGCCCATGGGCCACTGAAGCTTTATGCAAGAAGATTTCCTTACAATGAGATTCCCATCTGTCCCTTGTCATAAGTTTAAAACCAGTCGGTTTGTGTAATGTAACATTCTTGGGtccactgttcagtctggaCTGTAATTCAGTGATGTAATAAACTGACAAGAGCCCATGCTATCTCGTCTTGCTGTCCCTCATTTAACAGAGGTAACTCAGGCGTTTGGCTTCAGGCTGGACAACGCCACAGGTGCCTGGCTGCTCCCCGCTGAGCCCAGGGActgcccccacctccccccctgTGGCCCTCTTGTTTCCGTGGGCAGTGACCATGGTGGCCCTGCAGCAACGGGCTGAGCTGTGACACAGCCAGGGCAGACAGGACCCTCTCTGTAGGCTGTGTCATTCCCGCTGGTAGAGTGATCTGGGGCAGCTGAGCAAGAGGAGTGACTTTTAGGCTGGATGTCTGCAATCCTGGCCTGGCAGGTACTGATGTCACGCAAGCCCAAAGATTGTGGGCTGCTGTACCTGAAGGAACCATCACCCTGGGTTAAACTTCTGACAAGGGATCAATTTTGGACTAATGTAACAAGTATCATTGTAAATAGAGCTGCAGAGCTTACATGTTACTAGCAACTGCTGCCTAATGCCCTGTGAAGAAACAgatcttttgtttcatttttaatgttttatgtaatgtatttaaagtcttatttaaataaaaatggttttgaaaagTATTGGCTTGGTGGATTCAGTTGCTCTTTGAAGCCaaagtgctttgttttggtgAGCAGTGGCATTGTCCCTCTGTAGGGCACAGCACTGTAGGAGCTGAAGCCCATgtgctgcatggagctgctctgctgtgcagctgtgagcactgtgctcagtgTAGTGCGACCCAGCATAGGAAGGGGAACACAGAGCAACTTTGGTGCTGCACTTCCTCATCCCTGGCCAAAGTTGAAGTAAACAGCATGAGTGGACGTTGAGTCACTCTCTTGCTGGGTTGGACTGTGCTAACCCTTGCACCAGGTCTTGCTGCTTGCCCGTAAGTGTGGTTTGTGGTCAGTGCTGCTTCTGGCCAGgagctgtgatgctgctgcagggagggttCTGTCCCCGCATCCAGGCACTGTTGCAGGCCGGGCTGTGGCTGGGGGGCCACTGAACAAGCAGGAGTGGAACAGTTTTCAACAGGCCTGGAGATGTGGAGAGCAGGAAGTCCGTGCACTTCCCTCAGCAGCGCTGCAGGCCGCTCTGTCCCAATGTGTGCAGCAGTGGGACCACTGGGAGCT encodes:
- the EIF1 gene encoding eukaryotic translation initiation factor 1 — encoded protein: MSAIQNLQPFDPFADASKGDDLLPAGTEDYIHIRIQQRNGRKTLTTVQGIADDYDKKKLVKAFKKKFACNGTVIEHPEYGEVIQLQGDQRKNICQFLVEIGLAKDDQLKVHGF